Proteins from a single region of Trichoplusia ni isolate ovarian cell line Hi5 chromosome 3, tn1, whole genome shotgun sequence:
- the LOC113491732 gene encoding inositol hexakisphosphate and diphosphoinositol-pentakisphosphate kinase isoform X9 produces MWDVCLSSSNTVGLFSDHELVESEDHVEVNGVVFNKPFVEKPVSAEDHNIYIYYPTSAGGGSQRLFRKIGSRSSIYSPESRVRKTGSFIYEDFMPTDGTDVKVYTVGPDYAHAEARKSPALDGKVERDSEGKEIRYPVILSNQEKLISRKVCLAFKQTVCGFDLLRANGKSFVCDVNGFSFVKNSNKYYDDCAKILGNMILRELAPTLHIPWSVPFQLDDPPIVPTTFGKMMELRCVVAVIRHGDRTPKQKMKVEVRHQRFFEIFEKYDGFKRGHVKLKKPKQLQEILDIARALLSDIQTRHADPEIEEKQGKLEQLKSVLEMYGHFSGINRKVQMKYQPRGRPRGSSSDDGNAPPAHVGGGGEPSLVLILKWGGELTPAGRIQAEELGRMFRCMYPGGQGRHIPGEGGTQGLGLLRLHSTFRHDLKIYASDEGRVQMTAAAFAKGLLALEGELTPILVQMVKSANTNGLLDNDCDSSKVQNMAKARLHEAMQVDREFTDEDRLRINPCESVSINTAMDFVKNPVRCCAHVHTLIQQLVHIVLTKKDDPKTKDTILYHGETWELMGRRWGKIEKDFCTKNKTYDISKIPDIYDCIKYDLQHNQHTLQFDLAEELYIYAKYLADIVIPQEYGLTMQEKLTIGQGICTPLLKKIRADLQRNIEESGEETVNRLNPRYSHGVSSPGRHVRTRLYFTSESHVHSLLTVLRFGGLLDVLKDEQWRRAMEYVSTVSELNYMSQIVVMLYEDPTKDPYSEERFHVELHFSPGVNCCVQKNLPPGPGFRPHSRNHSTTNNSQSSSDEVKCIEEEGEDDNMASQETLQPDIEEMDNTFSPKKLSKSKIRPSDPIPICEHYSSLHYTVSGHEASSLAARLTAELRARSHADPPGDLAQGDEKEPKDVEEAPPRARSYDQHKQSHDNEAGAGAARYQSLQAVHDTGRRQRHSIAGQMSYLKMLGLGARGKLSAAGLFSTAVISGSSSAPNLRVMIPTAASSNAAVEGFGGVPAIRPLETLHNALSLRQLDAFLERVTAAPVLLGTPPAPPHKQPSPTNSVGWSGPSSLMSSSGELPSGLSSAGPSSPNSNYASNSEHKTNSTESSNWSKNVPSKLPQWEGEAATLCALDSSLHPFMPHSNVAGSSISGDVTPVSIASELEFNSNEATAGSITDHDLLSAEGEDDEETLSVDPCGSPVKMIKNDLSPQTFSGLASLRLDSQPSTSKCSTEFFGLSLQQTKECFYKDMPSSSKNFNLDNELKQKCSKENTPYVSNIDSLNLQSKDGKAKIKKNEILNNGSRRYSDSSAQKSNVSSQAPVSGSRFKTTLVTDDLLRPSTSSTLDSASKNNSSNEPSLPSVTKAKSTTVKPGFTIAET; encoded by the exons atgtgggA TGTATGTCTTTCTTCAAGTAATACAGTTGGATTATTTTCAGATCACGAGCTCGTGGAGTCCGAGGACCACGTGGAGGTGAATGGTGTAGTGTTCAACAAGCCTTTTGTCGAGAAGCCGGTGTCTGCTGAAGaccataatatttatatttactaccCTACGTCTGCGGGCGGCGGCAGTCAGCGACTGTTTAGAAAG ATTGGAAGTCGCAGTAGTATATATTCGCCAGAATCAAGAGTGCGGAAAACAGGGtcatttatttatgaagatttTATGCCAACTGATG GTACTGATGTCAAAGTTTACACAGTCGGCCCAGATTACGCGCACGCAGAGGCCCGCAAGTCCCCGGCGTTAGATGGTAAGGTTGAGCGGGACTCTGAAGGCAAGGAAATCAGATATCCGGTGATATTATCCAACCAAGAGAAGCTTATATCAAGAAAAGTTTGTCTAGCTTTCAAGCAGACTGTCTGCGGCTTTGATTTACTCAG GGCAAACGGCAAATCATTTGTTTGCGACGTGAAcggtttttcttttgtgaagAACTCGAATAAGTACTACGATGATTGTGCCAAGATTCTGGGTAATATGATATTGCGTGAGTTGGCGCCGACGTTGCACATCCCGTGGTCGGTGCCGTTCCAGCTGGACGACCCGCCCATCGTGCCCACCACCTTCGGCAAGATGATGGAGCTGCGCTGCGTCGTGGCCGTCATCAGGCACGGCGACCGCACGCCCAAGCAGAAGATGAAGGTCGAGGTGCGACATCAGAG ATTCTTTGAGATCTTTGAGAAATATGACGGCTTCAAGCGAGGTCATGTAAAGCTAAAGAAACCCAAGCAGCTGCAGGAAATACTGGATATAGCGCGCGCGTTACTGTCTGACATACAGACACGACACGCTGACCCGGAGATAGAAGAGAAACAGGGGAAACTGGAACAGTTAAAGAGCGTTCTGGAAAT GTACGGCCACTTCTCTGGCATCAACCGCAAGGTGCAGATGAAGTACCAGCCCCGCGGCCGGCCGCGCGGCTCCAGCTCCGACGACGGTAACGCGCCGCCCGCACACG taggcggcggcggcgagcccTCTCTGGTGTTGATCCTGAAGTGGGGCGGCGAGCTGACGCCGGCCGGACGGATACAGGCCGAGGAGCTCGGGCGCATGTTCCGCTGCATGTACCCCGGCGGCCAGGGCCGACACATACCCG GTGAAGGCGGCACCCAAGGCCTGGGCCTGCTGCGCCTGCACTCCACATTCCGCCACGACCTGAAGATCTACGCGTCGGACGAGGGCCGCGTGCAGATGACGGCCGCTGCCTTCGCCAAGGGGCTGCTGGCGCTCGAGGGCGAGCTCACGCCCATACTCGTGCAGATGGTCAAGTCTGCCAATACTAATGGATTGCTAGATAATGACTGCGATTCCTCTAAAGTACAGAATAT GGCGAAGGCTCGCCTCCACGAGGCGATGCAGGTGGACCGCGAGTTCACGGACGAGGACCGGCTGCGCATCAACCCGTGCGAGTCCGTGAGCATCAACACCGCCATGGACTTCGTCAAGAACCCCGTGCGCTGCTGCGCGCATGTGCACACGCTCATACAGCAGCTCGTACACATCGTGCTCACCAAGAAGGACGACCCCAAGACGAAAG ACACAATTCTCTACCACGGCGAGACATGGGAGCTAATGGGGCGCCGATGGGGCAAGATCGAGAAGGATTTCTGCACAAAGAACAAGACGTACGATATATCCAAGATCCCTGATATTTACGACTGCATCAAGTACGACCTGCAACACAACCAGCACACGCTGCAGTTTGACTTGGCTGAGGAGCTTTATATCTATGCCAAGTACCTGGCTGATATAGTTATACCTCAG GAATACGGCCTTACAATGCAAGAGAAATTAACAATAGGCCAAGGTATATGCACTCCGCTACTGAAGAAGATCAGGGCTGATTTACAGAGAAACATTGAGGAATCTGGAGAAGAAACAGTCAACAGGCTAAATCCGAG GTACAGTCACGGCGTGTCGTCGCCGGGCCGCCACGTGCGCACGCGCCTGTACTTCACGAGCGAGAGCCACGTGCACTCGCTGCTCACCGTACTGCGCTTCGGGGGACTGCTCGAT GTATTGAAAGACGAACAATGGCGCCGAGCAATGGAGTACGTGTCAACTGTTTCCGAGCTGAACTACATGTCGCAGATAGTCGTCATGCTGTATGAAGATCCCACCAAAGATCCGTATTCAGAGGAGAG GTTCCACGTGGAGCTACACTTCAGCCCCGGCGTGAACTGCTGCGTGCAGAAGAACCTCCCGCCCGGGCCCGGCTTCCGGCCGCACAGCAGGAACCACTCCACTACTAACAACTCG CAAAGTTCGTCAGACGAAGTGAAATGCATTGAGGAGGAGGGCGAAGATGATAATATGGCGAGTCAAGAAACATTACAACCG GATATCGAAGAAATGGACAACACATTCTCACCGAAGAAATTGTCTAAATCAAAAATTCGTCCTTCGGATCCGATACCGATTTG CGAGCACTACAGCAGCCTGCACTACACGGTGAGCGGGCACGAGGCGTCGTCGCTGGCGGCGCGCCTCACGGCCGAGCTGCGCGCGCGCTCGCACGCCGACCCGCCCGGGGACCTGGCGCAG GGGGATGAGAAAGAGCCTAAAGACGTAGAAGAAGCGCCGCCCCGCGCGCGCTCGTACGACCAGCACAAGCAGAGCCACGACAATG aggcgggcgcgggcgcggcgcgctaCCAGAGCCTGCAGGCCGTGCACGACACAG GGCGGCGCCAGCGGCACAGCATCGCCGGCCAGATGAGCTACCTGAAGATGCTGGGGCTGGGCGCGCGCGGCAAGCTGTCGGCCGCCGGCCTGTTCAGCACGGCCGTGATCTCCGGCTCCAGCTCGGCGCCCAACCTGCGCGTCATGATCCCCACGGCCGCGTCCAGCAACG CGGCGGTGGAGGGCTTCGGCGGCGTGCCGGCCATCCGGCCGCTGGAGACGCTGCACAACGCGCTGTCGCTGCGCCAGCTGGACGCCTTCCTGGAGCGGGTCACCGCCGCGCCCGTGTTGCTGGgcacgccgcccgcgccgccgcacaAGCAGCCCTCGCCCACCAACA GTGTAGGCTGGAGCGGCCCGTCCTCGCTGATGTCCTCGTCGGGTGAGCTGCCCAGCGGCCTGTCCTCTGCGGGGCCCTCCTCGCCCAACTCCAACTACGCTTCCAACTCGGAACATAAGACTAACTCCACAGAAAG TAGCAATTGGAGTAAAAATGTGCCGAGCAAGCTCCCTCAGTGGGAGGGCGAGGCGGCGACGTTGTGCGCGTTGGACTCGAGCCTGCACCCATTCATGCCGCACTCCAACGTAGCAG GTTCGTCTATTAGTGGGGACGTGACCCCGGTGTCGATAGCTTCGGAGTTGGAGTTCAACAGCAACGAGGCTACGGCCGGATCTATCACTGACCATGACCTATTG AGTGCAGAAGGTGAAGATGACGAAGAAACATTGTCAGTGGACCCTTGCGGCTCACCAGTGAAGATGATCAAAAACGATCTGAGTCCACAGACATTCTCAGGACTCGCCTCACTAAGACTGGACAGTCAGCCGTCCACTAGCAAATGTTCCACGGAATTCTTTGGTCTCAGTCTACAACAGACTAAAGAATGTTTCTACAAGGATATGCCGTCGAGTAGCAAGAACTTTAACTTAGATAATGAATTGAAACAGAAGTGCTCCAAGGAAAATACGCCATATGTCTCCAATATAGACTCTTTGAATTTGCAAAGCAAAGATGGCAAAGCTAAAATTAAGAAGaatgaaattcttaataatgGAAGCAGGCGATACAGTGACAGTAGTGCACAAAAAAGTAACGTTAGCTCCCAAGCGCCTGTGTCGGGCAGTAGGTTCAAAACCACGCTGGTGACTGATGACCTGCTCAGGCCCAGCACCTCCAGTACGCTGGACAGTGCGAGTAAAAACAATTCGTCTAACGAACCAAGCCTGCCGTCGGTGACGAAAGCTAAGAGCACCACCGTAAAACCCGGCTTCACAATAGCAGAGACTTAG